The sequence below is a genomic window from Theobroma cacao cultivar B97-61/B2 chromosome 6, Criollo_cocoa_genome_V2, whole genome shotgun sequence.
CCACGTGTAGATGGTAGATATTTTGGCAGTGAACTGAAGATATTTCAGTTCAAAACAGAGGTTTCAGGCTTTTAACTTGGGTACTACCGCCCAAATAAGAAGAGAACTTATCCCAAAATCAAAGAAGCGACCCGAGAAGTCCAATCATTCTTCACAGTTCGATATATCCATCATCCATGGAAACCCTTGCTGTTCTTCCACTCACTCAGCCCCCCTTTCTCCCTTCAAATCCAATGAACAAGGATACGGGTTTTCCTTCTTGGCCATGCAAACAAAGAAGCTCCTACTCTTCCACCCGCTTAAACTGCCAAAAAATGTTTGTCCCTGGTAAGTATTCCTTCCTCAAATCCTTTCTCTGTATGTATGCATTCTTGCCCAGGGTTGTCTTTTTCCTCTCCTTCCTAACTTTCTCGTGATGAGAGTCTTTATGAAGGATTTGGAGAGGCATCACCAGAGGCCAAAGCAAGCAAAAACCTCCACAATTTCTTCAACTACATAGCAGTTAAGATAGTCAGTGCACAGCTTCAGGTTCTTTTCTCCCTATTCTGGTTATCCTCTTCTCTATTTAGATGATTTCAATCTCGTAATAACCCGTTGATTTCGCCGGGGCAGAGCTATAATCCTGAAGCTTATAAGGAGCTGATGGAATTCCTGAATACCCACTCGCTGAATGATGGGGACAAGTTCTGCGCCAGCCTGATGAGGGAATCCTCAAGGCATAAAAGTCTAGGTAAGACTGCATGCTGCCCGTCTTACAAGTCAGAAAACGTTCCATATTCTTCATATATTTCCAGAATTTGACTGTTAATTAATGAGTTTGGTTTTCCATTTGCAATCACTTGACAGCCCTGCGAATCTTAGAGGTATGTTGCtgcaaaattcttcttttgtCTTCTACTTGATTCCTGCTTTGATTTGCTAAAGCTTTATTATGTTTCTCATAGGTCCGATCTGCATATTGCAAACATGATTTCGAGTGGGACAACCTGAAGCGCTTAGCTTCCAAGGTcagaaaaacattttgtttctcttttgatATCATTCTGGTCCCTGTTGAATGGTTCAAGAATCGTCggggtttcttttttttcagatGGTGGATGAATCCAACACGAAACTCATGAGGGAATATGTTTTAGAAACCAGTCCTGCAACTGAAAAAGAAACCGGCAAGTAATCGGGACTCTCTACTCCGGGCTCATCCAGGCGTGGTTGGGCAGTTCCTATGTAGGAACCATTCCATAGAATCATATATAGAACCAGATTATTGTATTTAGAATATCCGGTATAATATACAGAACGAATCAAAATACGTATGGAAGTATTAGCTCATCCAGGCGTGGTCGGGCAGTTCCGATGTAGGAACCATTCCAGAGAATCATATACAGAATCAGATTATTGTATTTGGAATATCCGGTATAATATATAGAAAGAATCAAAATACATATAGAAGTATTACTTTATTCGAGGGAAATAGATTCTAAACTTATTCTTTTTGCcttttaagtaaaaaattatacatttaTCACTAAATTAAATGTTCGAATGTTTATAGTAGATAAAGATGCGTGTGTAATATCTACATTTTCCAAATAACAGCAAATTGTAAACTCCGAATACACAGGTAGCAACAGCAAGTATCTTTCTATGAATCTTTGAAGAAACAAGTATATAATAAGTTGGTGGCTGTAAAACCTACTTGCAATCTCCTTCAATCATCCTAATCTGTGCTTGATTCATTTTCCGTAAATGGCTGGAACCATAGCAATAGCAGAATCAAGCATGGAGGTATACGTAAGATAACCACTATTTAACAGATCAATGATTATCCATAAACAGCTAAAGTTCGTATTCTTGAATGCTTTTCTTAAATACCTGAACATATCGTCTTACATCAGAGGAACAATGGATGTGGCCTGAGCTGAAGTATGAGTGAGCATATTCTTCAATAGTCTCTGGCCTGCAGGTCATTACAGATCCAATAAAGTTAGAAATTCTGATAAAGTTAGAAACAAGATTTTGTTATGAAACTGTAGAAGTTCATTACAGATCCAATTTGCACATCTCTTGAGAAGCTATCGAATTGGGCAGTAATAAATTGGGAAGCACCATGAGAGAAATTAAAGTTTCTTCACCAAATGAGgtgaaaatttttctaaaaaagaaaagactgATAAACAAAAGCCGGCTGTGATAGAAAAATTACCTGTAGACATAGTTTACCATGATACCTGCACTTTGGCGTAGGCCTTTTTCGGATCGGTCAGCCATCCAGTTTATTCTTTGAACCATCTGTTCCATATTATTAAGTTATTAGAATCTGACAGTACAAATCAGTACTTGAACAAGAGAGAGGAATTCGCATCTTCAAGAACATGTGCTCTCTTGGTTCCCAATTGTTTAATCCGTTAGTGCAGCTAATTTTGTATTATAAAAATAGCATATCACTTATATAATCAATCTTTGCACCTAAAGAGATGACTGTTCCGAAAGAAAACCCCTCGTGAAACTATTTAAGTAGTATGGAGGAAGATCTAGAAACTATTGATTCTGCCGCCAAAAGGACTTTGCTGATCTATGATTGAAACTGCATTACATACCGCTCCATTCTGCAGATGGAAGTTTGCAACAGAATCTAGAgcttttcctctctttttctcttgcaGAAGGTACCTA
It includes:
- the LOC18597214 gene encoding uncharacterized protein LOC18597214, whose amino-acid sequence is METLAVLPLTQPPFLPSNPMNKDTGFPSWPCKQRSSYSSTRLNCQKMFVPGFGEASPEAKASKNLHNFFNYIAVKIVSAQLQSYNPEAYKELMEFLNTHSLNDGDKFCASLMRESSRHKSLALRILEVRSAYCKHDFEWDNLKRLASKMVDESNTKLMREYVLETSPATEKETGK